The proteins below come from a single Saccharopolyspora sp. SCSIO 74807 genomic window:
- a CDS encoding carboxylesterase family protein — MIVGTSKGSVRGRRCGSGHAFSAIPYAAPPTARFAAPQPHPGWDGVRDATRPGPTAPMPEHRLGRLDMRPFLGPGWVRGDDHLTVNVWTPDAATRGLPVMVFVHGGGFVAGSARGSLYDGESFARDGVVLVTLNYRLGVPGWLSVPGRPDNRGLLDVLMALQWVQEEISAFGGDPDNVTLFGQSAGAMITAAALADPAARGLFRRAISQSGSGTGSFAPAQAELLSSALARDLGVRRDDIPEIPDERLLAALGALAPVDPRVHGRADPFLGISRLGPVLERPPAEVLATGAGCDVDLIVGTTEEEANLYLADQRSTMDDVRVVAAQAHPDPDRLIAAYREQRPGASAGELRSAIWSDGVFGAGSRSLADAHSAHPAATYRYEFAWPSPALEGQLGASHGVELPFVFDRAHDPELHGPEKLLGEPEAPAELARAMHSAWISFATNGDPGWPQHVPPQRRTMRFAEESAVVNDPRPVERAAWYVPS, encoded by the coding sequence ATGATCGTGGGCACGTCGAAGGGCTCCGTGCGCGGGCGGCGGTGCGGTTCCGGCCATGCGTTCTCCGCGATCCCCTACGCCGCGCCGCCCACCGCCCGTTTCGCCGCGCCGCAACCGCACCCCGGCTGGGACGGAGTGCGGGACGCGACCCGCCCGGGTCCGACGGCTCCGATGCCCGAGCACCGGCTCGGCCGGCTCGACATGCGCCCGTTCCTGGGCCCGGGATGGGTGCGCGGCGACGACCACCTCACGGTGAACGTGTGGACCCCGGACGCGGCGACCCGCGGGCTACCGGTGATGGTCTTCGTGCACGGCGGCGGTTTCGTGGCCGGGTCGGCGCGGGGATCGCTCTACGACGGCGAATCGTTCGCCCGCGACGGCGTGGTGCTGGTGACGCTGAACTACCGCCTCGGCGTGCCGGGCTGGCTCTCGGTGCCGGGACGGCCGGACAACCGCGGTTTGCTCGACGTGCTGATGGCCCTGCAATGGGTGCAGGAAGAGATCAGCGCCTTCGGCGGGGATCCGGACAACGTGACGCTGTTCGGTCAGTCCGCGGGCGCGATGATCACCGCGGCGGCCCTCGCCGATCCGGCCGCACGCGGGCTTTTCCGCCGCGCGATCAGCCAGAGCGGCTCGGGTACCGGCTCGTTCGCCCCGGCGCAGGCAGAACTCCTGAGCTCGGCGCTGGCCCGCGATCTCGGAGTCCGGCGGGACGACATCCCGGAGATCCCGGATGAGCGCCTGCTGGCTGCGCTGGGCGCTTTGGCGCCGGTGGACCCTCGGGTGCATGGGCGGGCTGATCCGTTCCTCGGCATCTCCCGGCTCGGGCCGGTGCTGGAACGGCCGCCCGCGGAGGTTCTCGCCACCGGAGCCGGGTGCGACGTCGATCTGATCGTCGGCACCACCGAGGAGGAGGCCAACCTCTACCTGGCCGACCAGAGGTCCACAATGGACGATGTGCGAGTGGTTGCGGCGCAAGCACATCCCGACCCGGATCGGCTGATCGCCGCCTACCGCGAGCAACGACCGGGCGCCTCCGCGGGCGAACTCCGCTCGGCGATCTGGAGCGACGGCGTGTTCGGCGCGGGCAGCCGCAGCCTCGCCGACGCGCACTCCGCGCACCCGGCAGCGACCTACCGCTACGAGTTCGCCTGGCCGTCCCCGGCGCTGGAGGGGCAGCTGGGCGCGTCGCACGGCGTCGAGCTGCCGTTCGTGTTCGACCGCGCGCACGACCCCGAGCTGCACGGCCCCGAGAAGCTGCTGGGCGAGCCGGAAGCACCGGCGGAACTGGCCCGGGCGATGCACTCGGCGTGGATTTCCTTCGCCACGAACGGAGATCCCGGATGGCCGCAGCACGTGCCCCCGCAACGGCGCACCATGCGCTTCGCCGAAGAATCCGCAGTGGTAAACGATCCGCGTCCGGTCGAGCGCGCCGCCTGGTACGTGCCGAGCTGA
- a CDS encoding bis-aminopropyl spermidine synthase family protein, with product MPTDETPSAPARDALENAEQLVSAAGAHARPLREIIALLTEGPHTLASLVRLSAVSRRGVEAVLEAVGPDLITGEDGIRLRPDRAESYRERFGYQQLRRVRLADPLAPALERHRSTIDEMDRLIAAAPRGRQALDHVSATAETVVRRALWLDATFDLSGAQLLCAGDHDLTSLAVAQVNTGVAITVVDVDERILEFIDEQARRRGLNIRCLFADFRFGFPSAAKESADLLITDPPYTPEGVALFLSRGLASLRDRELGRLVLAYGFGERQPTLGLKVQRAIQELHLVYEAILPDFNSYAGAQAVGSASDLYVCRPTSRTWKAFDAPARSSAPNIYTHGAQSLEGANAALDEPTIEALRTAATGEQDLPLAVLADGWQPSFGNIGYVRLGTLMSSGLPAAITRQPSFAVAADLSADPGPWLLRVLLAVNAERVVLLVPGEHPDVAGETARRELGDLIADKYALRFRRNEPDSRYALVEAALVGTPSARLTRQLLDRAHGKVGNVWRDGLVRFSRDSARGPMTKNAARERIQLTARRPDLLDATLIELPRGRIRELCEEAAASLENREPSQP from the coding sequence GTGCCCACCGACGAAACGCCTTCAGCGCCTGCCCGCGACGCACTGGAGAACGCGGAACAGCTGGTGTCGGCGGCCGGTGCGCACGCGCGTCCGTTGCGCGAGATCATCGCGCTGCTGACGGAAGGCCCGCACACGCTGGCGTCGCTGGTCCGGCTCTCCGCGGTATCCCGCCGCGGCGTCGAGGCGGTGCTGGAAGCGGTCGGCCCCGACCTGATCACCGGCGAAGACGGCATCCGCCTGCGTCCGGATCGCGCGGAAAGCTACCGGGAGCGGTTCGGCTACCAGCAGTTGCGGCGAGTCCGGCTGGCCGATCCGCTGGCGCCCGCGCTGGAACGGCACCGATCGACGATCGACGAGATGGATCGCCTGATCGCGGCGGCTCCGCGGGGACGGCAAGCGCTGGACCACGTTTCGGCGACCGCGGAAACGGTGGTGCGGCGCGCGTTGTGGCTGGACGCGACGTTCGACCTGTCCGGTGCGCAGTTGCTCTGCGCGGGCGATCACGACCTGACGTCGCTGGCGGTGGCGCAGGTGAACACCGGTGTCGCGATCACCGTCGTCGACGTGGACGAGCGGATCCTGGAGTTCATCGACGAGCAGGCGCGGCGGCGCGGGCTGAACATCCGCTGCCTGTTCGCGGATTTCCGGTTCGGTTTCCCGAGCGCTGCCAAGGAATCCGCGGACCTGCTGATCACCGATCCGCCTTACACGCCCGAGGGCGTGGCGTTGTTCCTCTCCCGCGGCCTGGCGTCGCTCCGGGACCGCGAGCTGGGACGGCTGGTGCTGGCCTACGGCTTCGGGGAGCGGCAGCCGACGCTGGGGTTGAAGGTCCAGCGGGCGATCCAGGAATTGCACCTGGTCTACGAAGCGATCCTGCCGGACTTCAACAGCTACGCTGGCGCCCAGGCCGTGGGCAGCGCCAGCGACCTGTACGTGTGCAGGCCGACCTCGCGGACGTGGAAGGCGTTCGACGCCCCGGCGCGGTCGTCCGCACCGAACATCTACACCCATGGCGCGCAATCCCTGGAAGGAGCGAACGCCGCACTCGACGAGCCGACGATCGAAGCACTGCGCACGGCCGCCACCGGCGAGCAGGACCTGCCGCTCGCGGTGCTGGCCGACGGGTGGCAGCCCTCGTTCGGCAACATCGGCTACGTGCGGCTCGGCACGCTGATGTCGAGCGGGCTGCCCGCCGCGATCACCAGGCAGCCCTCGTTCGCCGTCGCAGCCGACCTCTCCGCCGACCCCGGTCCGTGGTTGCTGCGCGTCTTGCTGGCGGTCAACGCCGAACGAGTCGTCCTGCTGGTGCCCGGCGAGCACCCCGACGTCGCAGGCGAAACGGCTCGGCGGGAGTTGGGCGACCTCATCGCGGACAAGTACGCGCTGCGATTCCGCCGCAACGAGCCGGATTCCCGCTACGCGCTCGTCGAAGCCGCACTGGTAGGCACTCCTTCCGCGCGGCTGACCCGCCAGTTGCTGGACCGGGCGCACGGCAAGGTCGGCAACGTGTGGCGCGACGGGCTGGTCCGGTTCAGCCGCGACTCGGCGCGAGGGCCGATGACGAAGAACGCGGCGCGGGAACGCATCCAGCTCACCGCACGGCGCCCCGATCTGCTCGATGCCACGCTGATCGAACTCCCGCGCGGCCGAATCCGAGAGCTCTGCGAAGAAGCGGCGGCATCGCTGGAGAACCGCGAGCCGTCACAACCCTGA
- a CDS encoding amidohydrolase family protein — MTGPETDAQVRPWLAELGIPGLVDLHTHFLPERVLQKVWAYFDQAGTHYGMDWPIHYRHDEPTRLRLLGELGVTTFAPLVYPHKTGMAEWLNEWALDFGARTPGAVPTATLYPEPGMARSLSAALDSGARCVKVHVQVGGFDPRDPLLDECWGRLAEAGVPVVVHCGHGPLRGAHTGLDVFGEVLRRHPSLTAVLAHAGMPEYGAALDLVHRYERVHLDTTMVGVAFTEQFAPLPADWSAQLAAVRDRVVLGTDFPNIPYPYAEQLAAIAGWAGADDRLGTDFLRAALLRNPARLLGVDGADQA, encoded by the coding sequence CTGACGGGACCGGAGACCGACGCGCAAGTGCGGCCGTGGCTGGCCGAGCTCGGCATCCCCGGCCTGGTCGATCTGCACACGCACTTCCTGCCGGAACGCGTGCTGCAGAAGGTGTGGGCCTACTTCGACCAGGCAGGCACGCACTACGGCATGGACTGGCCGATCCACTACCGGCACGACGAGCCGACCAGGCTGCGGCTGCTCGGCGAACTCGGCGTCACGACGTTCGCGCCGCTGGTGTACCCGCACAAGACCGGCATGGCGGAGTGGCTGAACGAGTGGGCGCTGGATTTCGGTGCGCGCACGCCCGGTGCGGTGCCCACGGCCACCCTCTACCCGGAGCCGGGCATGGCCCGCTCGCTGAGCGCCGCGCTCGATTCCGGGGCCCGCTGCGTCAAGGTGCACGTTCAAGTCGGCGGGTTCGACCCGCGCGACCCGCTGCTCGACGAATGCTGGGGCAGGCTCGCCGAAGCCGGCGTGCCGGTCGTGGTGCACTGCGGGCACGGCCCGCTGCGCGGTGCGCACACCGGGCTGGACGTGTTCGGCGAGGTGCTGCGCAGGCATCCGTCGCTGACCGCGGTCCTCGCTCATGCCGGAATGCCCGAGTACGGCGCGGCGTTGGACTTGGTGCACCGCTACGAGCGGGTGCACCTCGACACCACGATGGTCGGGGTGGCCTTCACCGAGCAGTTCGCACCGTTGCCGGCTGACTGGTCGGCGCAACTGGCCGCCGTACGCGACCGCGTGGTGCTCGGCACGGACTTCCCGAACATCCCGTACCCGTACGCGGAGCAGCTCGCGGCGATCGCGGGCTGGGCCGGGGCCGACGACCGCCTGGGCACCGACTTCCTGCGTGCGGCGCTGCTGCGCAATCCGGCCCGGCTGCTCGGCGTCGACGGCGCTGACCAGGCGTGA